From the genome of Naumovozyma castellii chromosome 7, complete genome:
CAGAAGATAGTAATGCCGATGATGTTTGTAAGCAGGTAGTTACTGATGTGAATTATTGGTctatcattgaaaatttaattcttgatgataatattctAGTACAAAGAGCAACCTTGGAATTAATTGCTAATTTGATGTGTTATCCCTTATCCATTGCGGCCaagatatttaattttgaGAATCCACAAAGTTTGAgaaattttaatatcttAGTAAAGCTTttagaattgaatgatgTTGCCGCTCAAAGAGCCGTAGCAGCTATTTTCGCTAACATTTCAAGCTCTGTACCTTTGATTGCACAAACTTTGCTAGATAAGAAAGAGTTGATTGAGAAGGCTACAGGAATATTTGCAGAACAGATCGATGATGAAGCTTTGAGACAGAGATTGTTTGTCTTTTTCTTTAGTTTATTCGAATTGTTACCAAGTAAAGAGGAAGATAGCAGGAAATTTGATTCGTTAACAAGAAATACCAACTTAAAAATGACATTGGAGTCCTTGATGAAACGTGACGATATAGAGCCGGAATATTTAGAAGCTATCCCAGCGATGTTAAGCAAATTTTACGTCAAATAACCAGTGCGCGTATATTGAGAGGGAACCCATGTCATTCCGCAATTTAGATAGATTTAATAATTAACTAAGCAATGATTTGCTATTTATTTTTAGCTGAGCTAACTGATTCTATAAATAGTGCTTAACTGAGATCTTCTTTAGTAGTTTGTTTGGttgtttttcttccaatattcCTTTACGTATACGATCCAAGCCTCGTTAAGTAATTTCTCCGAGCAACACGTAAAAAACCAGAATGTTCCTGTCACAGGAATCTTGTGTACGGACATATAATCATCTTCACCACGTGGTATACGAAGTTCCAGTCTCATGCCATTGGAACACTGTAGATGACTACCCTCTTGAACGAATCTACTTACGTACGCAACATCCAGGTCCAAACGACAAAGCTCATGAGTTTCTCCGTCTCTGACAGGTTTTGAGACATTTTTCAACCTACTTAGATAGGGGTCCCTGCCCCACCATCTTGGAGTTACTATAAAAAGGAACCAGTTCTTGTATCCCAGGATCGATTGATAGCCAAAAAGCCGATTCAAGTATGAAATGTTAGAAAGAAACGTAGTTGATAACTTTTTACTCTCGTGCGAATTAGGCAATATAGATACTGTCAAGCAATTAGTTTCATCCAATGTGATAGAGGGTAACtatattaatgaaattcgGGATAATTGTCAAGGATTGAACGCATTGCAGTGGGCCTGTATCAATGATAGAATTGAGGTCATAGAGTACTTGATATCCCAGGGTGCTGATACTAACATTCAATGTGGATTACACACACCTCTTCAATTGGCAGTACAGTTTGGACACATTTATACTATTGACCtactattgaaaaatgatgcGAAGTGGAAACATTACGACAGAGAATCGTTGTTGATTGCTGctgtgaaaaattcaagtCCCTTGTTAGTATTATACATTCTGTTATTTGTGGTATCCTTAGAActtgaagatattaataTGTGTGATGAAAACGGAAGGTCGCCGTTAATGTTGGCATCAGCTCATGGTGATCTTTTAATTATAAAACTACTTCTCAAATTTGGTTCAAACGTGAATTTGGTTGATAATGATGGGTACAATGCCGCTCATTTTGCTATTATCGGTGGGGAATTTAGAATTTTTGACATTTTGATTGAAAATGGCACAGATGTTCTTTCCAAGACCAAAAACGGCAAGAGCTGTCTTCAGCTCGCTACGGAGATGAATACAGTGACTCGTttgcaaaatattttcagaaACCATTGTTTAAATGACGATGGTGTGAAAGACTATAAAATATACTTGATCAATCGAAAATTTTGGGTTTCGCTAACCAGTATGTTGATACCTCTTTGTTGCGttatgatattttcaaCATTGGTAAATCTATATTCCATTGGTTACTCACTTTCCgttattttctttgttggtCTTCTTACTGTTTGGTATTCAACGATTTTGCAAGAcctttattcaaaatttgtCAATAATCCATTATTCATAACAATTCCAAATACTATAATAATACTCTGTTATTGGTTTACTCTATTCAAATTAGAAATGAGTCAACATCACCACATGTTTGTCATTTTCACGGGAACATTGTTACTTATGACAACTATAATGCTTTTGAATAAACGATACTTCCAACCCAGAGAAAGTGAGGAGCTAGATTATGATTGGATACGCAATCGGGCATCTGAATTAATAGATCAggaaatttttgattttgaagcCCTCAACATAGAGaatggaaatattgaaaagaaatgtGCTCATGGgaatgatttatttattggaatGCTTGCCATTTCCAACGCAATGTATGACCAGATTTTGTTCATGTTGTCTGAAGTTACTTTACTCAGTCTTATTGCTTTCTACCCAGTGAATTACATCAAAGAATTTCCCGAAGGCATTATATTTGGATGTGTTAAGAATGTTACAGCCATGTTGAGTGATAATGCCATTATGTCGTCTGTCAACTTCCTTCTTATCTTTGAGTTAATAATAGTTATAAAAGAGCATATCAAGCACTGGTACTCTAACCGGCAGGAAATTATGAAGCAACAACAAGCTGTCGTATTGGTTTAATAAAATGGACTCTATACCTATGTAATAAATGTACAAATCTGTTATTAATCGATCCAAAAATGACGCGTTTCTGTGACGCGTTTGGCAAACTTTTTGTAAACATTACCGCAAAGGTTTTGTAGAAGAGAAAAAATACTAACGTTAGTTCCAATAGTATTTATAATGGGTTTGGAATATTCCAGAGTCGGAAGTATACAAGTACATTCCTGAAAAGTGATTTTCTCCAAAATTTACTGTTAACATTATGGGTATCCAGGGACTTTTACCGCAATTGAAACCCATTCAAAATCCTGTCGGATTGCATAGATATGAGGGCCAAACATTAGCCATTGATGGATATGCCTGGCTGCATAGGGCTGCATGTTCTTGCGCGTATGAACTAGCCATGGAGAAACCCACTCAAAAATATCTTCAGTTctttattaagaaatttagCATGCTAAGAAAATTCAACATTGAGCCTTATTTAGTTTTTGATGGTGATTCCATTCCTGTGAAGAAGGGCACTGAACTTAAGAGACGTGAAAGGAGGGTCGAGAATAGAGCCATTGCAGAAAGATTATGGACATCAGGAGAGAAAAAGAATGCTATGGATTACTTCCAAAAATGTGTGGATATTACACCTGATATGGCGAAGTGCGTTATTGATTACTGTAAAGTCAACCAGATAAATTATATTGTCGCCCCATTTGAAGCAGACTCCCAAATGGtatatttggaacaaaCTGGGATTGTGCAAGGTATTATATCTGAAGATTCTGATTTATTGGTTTTTGGATGCCGAAGATTAATTacaaaattgaatgattatGGTGAATGCATTGAAATCTGCAAAGATGATTTTAATAAGCTACCGAGAAAGTTTCCTTTAGGTCAACTAAATATGGAATGTTTTAGAACATTGGTCTGTTTATCAGGATGTGATTATACTGATGGAATTCCCAAAGTGGGACTTGTTACTGCCATGAAGATGGTATATAAACTCCGGAATATGGATCGAATATTATTAAGCATTCAAAGAGATGGTAAATTGAAGATTCCAACAAcatttaaagatgaatataAATTGGCCAATTATGCGTTCCAATATCAACGTGTATTTTGTCCTATCTCTCGCCGAATTGTTCCATTGAATAAGATACCTGAAGAGAAATTTACCGCAgatgatttaataatattgtcACAATGCATTGGTAATGTTATACATAGAGACTCACAAGTGAAGCAATGTGTTATAAACGATGAAGATATCGATCATGAATTACATGCAAGAATAGCCAATGGTGATTTGAATCCTTATGATTTCCATCGACCTCTGACCAATAGAGAGcaaaaattacaattagTATCGAAATCAGAAATGGGAATATCAATACCCTCAAAGAATCAAGGAGAAACGAAGGGTATTGACtcattcttcaagaaaacaGCTTTGAAAGTGACAGAGAAAAAGGCCGTCAATGTTGTTCAAAATAAGAAGATTCCACAATTTCTTTCGACAAGTAGTTTTAatatcaacaacaaaaacaaaaccCATGAAGGTCGGTTGGAGGCTATGTTAAAACGAAGAAAGTTGAGCAATCAAAATACGAAATCACAAATAGAAGACTCGACAACAACATCCAGTAAATTTTTCACGAAGTTACCAGGAATGACAGATGTGAAAATAAGTACATCTACGGTTAGtcaaaatttatcatcagaaattgaaacagaAGTACCTGAATCAGAACTCCCCACTCAGGTGCCAAGTTCATTTACACGAATTACACCTGATACTGTAACGGATAacgatgatgaggatgCTAAGGACGAAGAGGAAACTAAATTTGAAGACGGCGATTCTGAAATCTTGAATGAAGTAGATAGTGAGGAAGAAGAGTTAATTGtcaaaaagaaagaaataccACCTATAGAAAGCGAAGGCGTCGTAGATGATATGATTCCAGAAACAAGGGTATCATCTGGTTCATTGCAAAGGTTTAGATACTCATTTACTGAGAAACTGAAAACAGAACTAATCGAGCGAAAGCCTCTAGAACCGCAACATCCAAACAAATACAACCGGTTTGTCTCGGTCAATGTTAAAAGAGAAGCATCTGATATGGTGGAAGCTGGGCCTAAGACTGGGGAGGAAGCTGTTAAGGAAAAACAACGGACTTTAACCGCAAGGCCGTCGTTAAGATCGCAAGCATCTCAAGGGATAACGATTGGTATCAAGAGAAATTCAATCTCGATGGAAAGTAGTTCTTCTACCAGTCAAGTTCTTGACAACTACCCAAATGCTGGCCAGCCCATGGTGGCTGTCCGATCCTCGTCTTCGACCTCGACCTCCGCCTCGCTATTATCCAAGTTTGTATACAGAAGCAGGTAGTTAATATTAGATAAATAAGTATGTACATATGTGCTTTTGCACGTGCATTTGTGAGGACATGCATAAGTAAGTACTCATACACACTGACAGCACGTATGTAGGCGAAAACTAGGGTGCAATGTATATGACGTTCCCAATAGTTCCAATTGCGGTaatttgttttgtttctttataaGCGGAGCGGTTCATGTCTGTCTCCTTGGTCGGGATCTGTGTTTCCTCCAGATCTGTTCTGGCTGCTCGTCTCGAGACCTGCGCGATTTGTAAGGACCCGGACGTTTGCCGGCACAGATTGCAAACAATAGTTCGAGGCTTGAATTCTTGCAACAGACGGATGTCCAGGCACTTTCTGGCTCGAATGGGTCTCCGAATACCGGTCGCACCAGTACTGAAAGGATAATAAGCCAGGTCCCAGGGTGTTCGGATGGACTTGCAGTATTCGGAGTACACTAGATCGGTACGAAGATTGTGCGTACTAAAGAGCAACCGCGGGTATTACTTGTCCTATAGTGAAATCGTCGGTGTGCCTGCGTAGAGGTCCCATTTGAAACAAACTGGAGATATCAGGGGGTACAAGCAGAGAATGTCAGTGGAGACATTTGAATGTTTGGAAAGCCGGTTTCTCACACGGCACAAATATCTAGAAGTGATAGATTCCGTGGGGTGGGTGGATGGTGGAG
Proteins encoded in this window:
- the AKR2 gene encoding putative palmitoyltransferase AKR2 (ancestral locus Anc_5.626), producing MLERNVVDNFLLSCELGNIDTVKQLVSSNVIEGNYINEIRDNCQGLNALQWACINDRIEVIEYLISQGADTNIQCGLHTPLQLAVQFGHIYTIDLLLKNDAKWKHYDRESLLIAAVKNSSPLLVLYILLFVVSLELEDINMCDENGRSPLMLASAHGDLLIIKLLLKFGSNVNLVDNDGYNAAHFAIIGGEFRIFDILIENGTDVLSKTKNGKSCLQLATEMNTVTRLQNIFRNHCLNDDGVKDYKIYLINRKFWVSLTSMLIPLCCVMIFSTLVNLYSIGYSLSVIFFVGLLTVWYSTILQDLYSKFVNNPLFITIPNTIIILCYWFTLFKLEMSQHHHMFVIFTGTLLLMTTIMLLNKRYFQPRESEELDYDWIRNRASELIDQEIFDFEALNIENGNIEKKCAHGNDLFIGMLAISNAMYDQILFMLSEVTLLSLIAFYPVNYIKEFPEGIIFGCVKNVTAMLSDNAIMSSVNFLLIFELIIVIKEHIKHWYSNRQEIMKQQQAVVLV
- the EXO1 gene encoding Rad2 family nuclease EXO1 (ancestral locus Anc_5.625), translated to MGIQGLLPQLKPIQNPVGLHRYEGQTLAIDGYAWLHRAACSCAYELAMEKPTQKYLQFFIKKFSMLRKFNIEPYLVFDGDSIPVKKGTELKRRERRVENRAIAERLWTSGEKKNAMDYFQKCVDITPDMAKCVIDYCKVNQINYIVAPFEADSQMVYLEQTGIVQGIISEDSDLLVFGCRRLITKLNDYGECIEICKDDFNKLPRKFPLGQLNMECFRTLVCLSGCDYTDGIPKVGLVTAMKMVYKLRNMDRILLSIQRDGKLKIPTTFKDEYKLANYAFQYQRVFCPISRRIVPLNKIPEEKFTADDLIILSQCIGNVIHRDSQVKQCVINDEDIDHELHARIANGDLNPYDFHRPLTNREQKLQLVSKSEMGISIPSKNQGETKGIDSFFKKTALKVTEKKAVNVVQNKKIPQFLSTSSFNINNKNKTHEGRLEAMLKRRKLSNQNTKSQIEDSTTTSSKFFTKLPGMTDVKISTSTVSQNLSSEIETEVPESELPTQVPSSFTRITPDTVTDNDDEDAKDEEETKFEDGDSEILNEVDSEEEELIVKKKEIPPIESEGVVDDMIPETRVSSGSLQRFRYSFTEKLKTELIERKPLEPQHPNKYNRFVSVNVKREASDMVEAGPKTGEEAVKEKQRTLTARPSLRSQASQGITIGIKRNSISMESSSSTSQVLDNYPNAGQPMVAVRSSSSTSTSASLLSKFVYRSR